The following proteins come from a genomic window of Micromonas commoda chromosome 2, complete sequence:
- a CDS encoding predicted protein: MASTAAGTREIPPGIDHSLLDEMRASGVDVERIMAEKLAEGMSEDDILGELFEAMHPDAAGAVYESYEGKGEDELQDSLDEPAVDEGAEQYDEPEDEPEDEPEDEPESVMPRGNTPVSTGDGEFSDGGLVGTSPTARAPSVRGGGTPTGSVRSMSTLQSSHIGAHHAQPWESAMAVSARSPSNASLPASRGSTRGSMRSSSLRKIERKDPYLASPAISPKPKKSGATQNASHVRSASGDVPYSPPMTRSRAQSRGGSEYGGSQGSGGSSGGFVSLKRQVEEELKAQADERWARKKAELDADREKLEAKLERLQIEKGMSPTDAQIEVYKLKPWEQSKRNREFDERIARNQAEREEVDKLMAANRARRQKAQAEHEEWKMKFEAAERRRKADQEFALQEAFKQQRAELWEHRAQKEREDFKEKCRKDAENALKKKLWKEETDRISLDKEMRMKKASYRAPLAYDIEPVAKRFEKSKPFRRQIKEALKQREESIRASSAGSVQSIKRDYLGKYNTRSPSAAGMSRSGTAFDRAPTFGMTGRHDSLTRSLVGKSRGSTMGSSDGSLTKLSPASPGRRGIGSSGGSDYAADDYLRNKDEHGLTRDDLDDLGYHNNPHAQYDE; this comes from the exons atggcgagcaccgccgcggggacgcgcgagaTTCCCCCCGGCATCGACCACTCTCTTCTGGACGAGATGAGGGCGAGCGGCGTGGATGTCGAGCGCATCATGGCTGAGAAG ctcgccgagggcaTGAGCGAGGATGATATCCTCGGGGAACTGTTCGAAGCGATGCatccggacgccgccggcgccgtatACGAGTCTTACGAAGggaagggcgaggacgagctccaGGATTCTCTCGACGAACCCGCAGTTGACGAGGGGGCGGAACAAtacgacgagcccgaggacgagcccgaggacgagcccgaggacgagcccgagTCGGTGATGCCACGCGGTAACACGCCGGTGTccacgggcgacggggaaTTCTCCGACGGGGGCCTCGTCGGTACGTctcccaccgcgcgcgcccccagCGTCCGGGGCGGGGGCACGCCCACTGGTTCCGTCAGGTCAATGTCCACGCTGCAGTCGTCTCACATCGGCGCGCACCACGCGCAGCCGTGGGAGAGCGCGATGGCCGTGAGCGCCAGGAGTCCGTCCAACGCGAGCTTgcccgcgagccgcggcagCACGAGGGGGAGCATGAGGTCGAGCTCGCTCCGCAAGATTGAGCGCAAGGATCCCTACCTGGCGTCGCCGGCTATATCGCCAAAGCCGAAGAAGAGTGGCGCCACGCAGAACGCATCGCACGTTCGCTCTGCGTCCGGGGACGTGCCTTACTCCCCGCCCATGACGCGCTCCAGGGCGCAGTCCAGGGGTGGCTCAGAGTATGGTGGATCCCAGGGAAGCGGCGGGTCCAGCGGCGGGTTTGTGTCCCTGAAGCGGCAGGTtgaggaggagctcaaggcaCAGGCGGATGAGCGGTGGGCGCGGAAGAAGGctgagctcgacgcggaccgggagaagctcgaggcgaagctGGAGCGGCTTCAAATCGAGAAGGGTATGTCCCCGACGGATGCGCAGATCGAGGTTTACAAGCTGAAGCCGTGGGAGCAGTCCAAACGGAATAGGGAGTTTGACGAGAGGATTGCTCGGAACCAAGCTGAGCGAGAGGAGGTTGACAAGCTCATGGCGGCAaaccgggcgcggcggcagaAGGCCCAGGCGGAGCACGAAGAGTGGAAGATGAAGTTCGAGGCTGCGGAGCGGCGACGAAAGGCTGACCAGGAGTTTGCTCTCCAGGAAGCGTTTAAGCAGCAGAGGGCGGAGCTCTGGGAGCACAGAGCGCAGAAGGAGCGTGAGGACTTCAAGGAGAAGTGCCGTAAGGATGCCGAGAATGCGCTCAAGAAGAAGCTGTGGAAGGAAGAGACGGACCGCATATCGCTGGACAAGGAGATGCGAATGAAGAAGGCGAGCTATCGCGCGCCGTTGGCGTACGACATCGAGCCGGTGGCTAAGAGGTTCGAGAAGAGCAAGCCGTTTCGGAGGCAGATCAAGGAGGCGTTGAAGCAGCGGGAGGAGTCAATCcgggcatcgtcggcgggaTCCGTGCAGAGTATCAAGCGGGACTACCTCGGCAAGTACAACACACGATCacccagcgcggcggggatgagCCGAAGCGGCACGGCgttcgaccgcgcgccgacATTTGGGATGACGGGGCGGCACGATAGCCTGACGCGTTCACTCGTCGGCAAGTCGCGGGGGTCGACCATGGGAAGCAGCGACGGCTCCCTGACGAAGCTGAGCCCGGCCAGCCCGGGCAGGCGCGGGATCGGCAgcagcggcgggagcgactACGCCGCGGACGATTACCTGCGGAATAAGGATGAGCACGGTCTGACCAGGGATGATTTGGACGACCTGGGATACCACAACAACCCACACGCTCAGTACGACGAATGA
- a CDS encoding glycosyltransferase family 32 protein (candidate a-glycosyltransferase): MAHRRSQSTSALARSQPPSPPMANGRGPREDEETARNYFSGGAGALRRTSSRASNEAVDERAGDSSDGSLAGVKPPSKQRKFARGGSKSSLLPTHSGGGTSGADDFLGCQVRFRLPSNAQLCRIFFAMTAMIALINVASWGIGDMYGPHLPRTGRFAPSHDLHRLYERSTIASTHASLVRPRQSDEGVAAARDRTGAAPMPLMIPRIIHQTYKTSDVPDRVKGLMRTWAEKNPGWKTRFYNDAECYKFVEREFPEYYDAYVSLPKDVERSDFFRYLIVLHTGGVYADIDTECRQPMDSYLRSTDTLVVGWENEFRTDEMAYSRHFVRRRQVLNWVFAGAPGHPALREICDHIARSAHRVFTNNTNRDTLERTGPGAFTDVVVRQFWLHSKATEAAKDVLAPRATSAWGTEDIPEVQARLEEARRRVPGTRGQKGDAWNVRVMPKVSFGVHPTGEDGVPFDDPGVLVAHHFLGSWKSRKGWNSAKKGVGDYITLFFTSLGLGKSGLEEYRAQLSRADPFYAMPKVNERAGYPVSAAFDPPFDMLTHLSGSNASGGNVDVVGASLTKWGGWQAGRHEPKAPTSAEALVGSLSSRGYRGGVLLDVGAGLGFFSLAAAARGFPVIAYEWNGGDELLKASVAHNGFGELVDVRVDRVGGRGEEYCRAIASAETAARRTLAGPRGRGARANARVERIRRGDAGMQREAGEGSLSVRDVDHELLGVSDAALERTRERLAEAAATRVDTTADAGVDGYARDDEGERDDGVRRRRSRSLLRSDPAKRRARGSRPPPSVRVPTPRVPVHLTRESILHGGDSPFPCEIAHEARISSVDDELGVGTKGVGTKGVEPRVTVAAMRIGFGDGWERHVLEGARRLLTTAPPPVVLIELSPRLNPGPTDERLATHAALDWLWSLGYTDVAHSGEICEERWRNVTRHADTRGGGVGGADHALKQPTWCHVSRADLPALAYGAGTEPESVLLHHESAADERLKKKGGERGGDADLLPADADVDR; the protein is encoded by the coding sequence ATGGCGCATCGACGCAGTCAGAgcacgtccgcgctcgcgcggtcgcagccgccgagcccgccgatgGCGAACGGCCGCGGTCCGAGGGAGGATGAGGAAACCGCTCGGAACTACTTCAGCGGAGGAGCCGGCGCTTTGCGACGAACGTCCagccgcgcgtcgaacgaggctgtggacgagcgcgccggcgactcaagcgacggcagcctcgccggcgtcaagCCCCCTTCGAAGCAGCGAAagttcgcgcgcggggggtccAAGTCCTCGCTCCTCCCAACGCACTCGGGCGGAGGCAcctcgggcgccgacgacttCCTGGGATGCCAGGTGAGATTCAGGCTCCCCAGCAACGCGCAGCTCTGCCGCATATTCTTCGCCATGACCGCGATGATCGCCCTCATCAACGTCGCATCCTGGGGGATTGGGGACATGTACGGGCCGCACCTGCCGAGGACCGGCCgtttcgcgccgtcgcacgACCTCCACCGCCTGTACGAGAGGTCAACAATCGCGTCGACCCACGCGAGCCTCGTTCGGCCTCGTCAGTCGGACGAAGGTGTAGCGGCTGCTCGCGACAGAACGGGGgccgcgccgatgccgctGATGATCCCGCGGATCATCCACCAGACGTACAAGACCTCCGACGTGCCCGACAGGGTGAAGGGGCTCATGCGAACGTGGGCGGAGAAGAACCCGGGTTGGAAGACTCGCTTCTACAACGACGCCGAGTGCTACAAGTTCGTGGAGCGGGAGTTCCCGGAGTACTACGACGCGTACGTGTCGCTGCCCAAGGATGTGGAGCGGAGCGATTTCTTCAGGTACCTGATCGTGCTGCACACCGGCGGGGTGTACGCGGACATAGACACGGAGTGCAGGCAGCCGATGGATTCATACCTCCGGAGCACGGATACCCTGGTTGTGGGCTGGGAGAATGAGTTCCGAACGGATGAGATGGCGTACAGCAGGCACTTCGTCCGCAGGAGGCAGGTGCTCAACTGGGtgttcgcgggcgcgccggggcaCCCGGCGCTGAGAGAGATTTGCGATCACATCGCGAGGTCGGCGCACCGCGTCTTCACGAACAACACAAACAGGGACACGCTCGAGAGGACGGGGCCCGGGGCGTtcaccgacgtcgtcgtccggcaGTTTTGGCTGCATtcgaaggcgacggaggcggcgaaggatgtcctcgcgccgcgggcgacgagcgcgtggggAACAGAGGACATCCCCGAGGTGCAGGcgaggctcgaggaggcgaggaggcgggTGCCGGGGACGAGGGGCCAAAAGGGTGACGCCTGGAACGTCAGGGTGATGCCGAAGGTTTCTTTCGGCGTTCACCCCACCGGAGAGGACGGCGTGCCCTTCGACGACCCGGGTGTCCTTGTCGCGCACCATTTTTTGGGTTCCTGGAAGTCCCGCAAGGGTTGGAACTCGGCCAagaagggcgtcggcgactaCATCACGCTCTTTTTCACCTCGCTGGGCCTGGGCAAGAGCGGCCTCGAGGAGTATCGCGCGCagctctcgcgcgcggacccCTTCTACGCCATGCCAAAGGtgaacgagcgcgcggggtaccccgtgagcgcggcgttcgaTCCGCCGTTCGACATGCTGACCCACCTCTCGGGCTCGAACGCGTCTGGCGGTAACGTGGACGTCGTGGGAGCGAGTCTCACCAAGTGGGGCGGGTGGCAGGCTGGGCGACACGAGCCGAAggcgccaacctcggcggaggcgctggtCGGGTCGTTATCGTCCAGGGGTTATCGTGGCGGGGTTCTgctggacgtcggcgcggggctcgggttcttctcgctcgccgcggcggcgaggggatTCCCGGTCATCGCGTACGAGtggaacggcggcgacgagctcttAAAGGCTTCCGTGGCGCACAACGGGTTTGGCGAGCTGGTGGACGTCCgggtcgatcgcgtcggcggccgcggcgaggagtactgccgcgcgatcgcgagcgcggagacggcggcgaggaggacgctcgcgggccCGAGGGGccggggcgcccgcgcgaacgcgcgcgtcgagagGATTCGGAGAGGGGATGCAGGGATGCAGAGAGAAGCGGGAGAGGGAAGCCTTTCGGTGCGGGACGTCGACCACGAGCTGCTGGGAGtgtcggacgcggcgctggagcgaACGCGGGagaggctcgccgaggctgcggcgacgcgcgtggacaccaccgcggacgccggcgtcgacgggtacgcgcgcgacgacgagggcgagcgcgacgacggcgtgcggcGCAGACGGTCTCGGAGTCTCCTTCGATCGGATCCCGCCaaacgacgcgctcgcggatcgCGACCTCCTCCGTCGGTTCGcgtcccgacgccgcgcgtgccGGTTCACCTCACCCGCGAGAGCATCTTACACGGTGGGGACTCGCCGTTCCCGTGCGAGATCGCGCACGAGGCGCGCATCTcttccgtcgacgacgagctcggtgTCGGAACAAAAGGCGTCGGAACGAAAGGCGTCGAACCCCGCGTGACGGTGGCCGCGATGCGAATCGGATTCGGTGACGGGTGGGAGCGGCACGTCCTGGAGGGCGCCAGGAGGCTcctcaccaccgcgccgccgcccgtggtCCTCATCGAGCTGTCCCCGAGGTTAAACCCCGGGCCGAcggacgagcgcctcgcgacgcacgcggcgctggactgGCTCTGGTCGCTCGGGTACACGGACGTCGCGCACAGCGGCGAGATTTGCGAGGAGCGGTGGAGGAACGTCACGCGGCACGCggacacccgcggcggcggcgtcgggggcgcggaccACGCGTTGAAACAGCCGACGTGGTGTCACGTGAGTCGCGCGGACCTGCCCGCGCTGGCGTACGGGGCGGGGACCGAGCCCGAGAGCGTGCTGCTTCACCacgagagcgccgccgatgaaAGATTAAAGAAAaaaggcggcgagcgggggggcgacgcggacctattacccgcggacgccgacgtcgatcgaTAG
- a CDS encoding H+-or Na+-translocating f-type, v-type and A-type ATPase superfamily (protons (vacuolar)) — translation MGLADDFAKVQLQAAAATKDLVQGPRLEYRTVTGVSGPLVILDKVKSAQYAEIVNIRLGDGSMRRGQVLEVDGERAVVQVFEGTSGVDGRNTKLEFTGEVLKTPVSEDMLGRIFNGSGQPIDGGPPVMPEVYLDIQGSSINPSERTYPEEMIQTGIGTIDVMNSIARGQKIPLFSAAGLPHNEIAAQICRQAGLVKQPDAKNDLIKLDEPGRDDEFCIVFAAMGVNLETANFFRRDFESNGSLEKVVLFLNLANDPTIERIITPRIALTTAEYLAYECGKHVLVILTDMSSYADALREVSAAREEVPGRRGYPGYMYTDLATIYERAGRIEGRKGSITQLPILTMPNDDITHPIPDLTGYITEGQIYVDRQLHNRQIYPPINVLPSLSRLMKSAIGEGMTRGDHGEVSNQLYANYAIGKDTLAMKAVVGEEALSGEDLLYLEFLDKFERKFINQGNEGRTVFEALDLAWSLLRIFPRELLRRIPAKTLDKYYDRTFA, via the exons ATGGGTCTCGCAGACGATTTCGCCAAGGTGCAGCTacaggctgccgcggcgaccaagGACCTGGTGCAGGGCCCCCGGCTCg AGTATCGCACCGTGACGGGAGTAAGCGGACCCCTGGTCATCCTGGACAAGGTCAAG TCCGCGCAATACGCCGAGATCGTCAACATTAGGCTCGGCGATGGAAGCATGCGCCGCGGACAGgtcctcgaggtcgacggcgagcgcgcggtggtccaGGTCTTCGAGGGCACCTCGGGCGTGGATGGCAGAAACACAAAGTTGGAGTTCACCGGCGAGGTGCTCAAGACGCCCGTCTCGGAGGACATGCTCGGGCGCATCTTCAACGGAAGCGGGCAACCCATCGACGGCGGACCGCCCGTCATGCCCGAGGTGTACCTCGACATCCAGGGCTCCTCCATCAACCCTTCCGAGCGCACGTACCCGGAGGAAATGATCCAGACGGGCATCGGCACCATCGACGTCATGAACTCAATCGCTCGCGGGCAGAAGATACcgctcttctccgccgcgggcttacCCCACAACGAAATCGCCGCGCAGATCTGCAGACAGGCGGGGTTGGTGAAGCAGCCGGACGCGAAAAACGACCTGATCAAGCTCGACGAACCCGGGAGGGACGACGAGTTTTGCATCgtcttcgcggcgatgggcgtgAACCTCGAGACGGCGAATTTTTTCCGACGCGATTTCGAGAGCAACGGGTCGCTCGAGAAGGTTGTCCTCTTCCTCAACCTCGCGAACGATCCGACGATCGAGCGCATCATCACCCCGCGCATCGCGCTCACCACGGCGGAGTACCTGGCGTACGAGTGCGGCAAGCACGTGCTGGTGATCTTGACGGACATGAGCTCctacgccgacgcgttgcgAGAGGtttccgcggcgagggaggaggtgCCGGGAAGGAGGGGCTACCCGGGCTACATGTACACGGACCTCGCCACCATctacgagcgcgcgggacggATCGAGGGGAGGAAAGGGTCCATCACCCAGCTGCCCATACTGACCATGCCCAACGACGACATCACGCACCCGATTCCCGACCTCACCGGGTACATCACGGAGGGGCAGATTTACGTGGACAGGCAGCTGCACAACAGGCAGATTTACCCGCCAATCAACGTGCTGCCTTCACTCTCGCGGCTGATGAAGTCGGCCATCGGGGAGGGCATGACGCGCGGGGACCACGGCGAGGTGAGCAACCAGCTGTACGCCAACTACGCCATAGGGAAGGATACGCTGGCGATGAAGgctgtcgtcggcgaggaggcgctaAGCGGCGAGGATCTGCTGTACCTGGAGTTTCTCGACAAGTTTGAGCGCAAGTTCATCAACCAGGGCAACGAGGGGCGGACGGTGTTCGAGGCGCTGGATCTGGCGTGGTCGCTGCTTCGGATCTTCCCTAGGGAGCTGCTGCGGAGGATCCCGGCGAAGACGCTCGACAAGTACTACGACCGAACCTTCGCGTGA
- the CDKD gene encoding predicted protein (Cyclin dependant kinase D (CDKD) or CAK (CDK activating kinase) with a NFTAIRE cyclin binding motif.): MGENGKAGKAKTGKERYIKGAVLGEGTFGVVTKAEDTLTQKVVAIKKIRLGNYREGINFTAIREIKLLKELRHPHVIELVDCFPHKRNLNLVFECCESDLEAVIKDKFIPLGTPEIKSYMAMTLQAVAYCHECWVLHRDLKPNNLLIAPDGALKLADFGLARVFGSPNRKWTHQVFARWYRAPELLLGSKTYGPGVDMWAVGCIFAELMLRKPYLPGNSDIDQLGKIYAALGTPTEETWPGHTTLPDYIEFTAQTAPNPRALFVTAPMEALDLLQALLAFDPSRRLSARDATRHPYFSSAPPATPYPNLPRPSKIFGEDGDGGTTERKSGDGGRVQRASDASDADGTDDKTMKRRKAGETPAPMSTGPHGGHGGLGVSGIGLSGMELNSHDRPALSTVDRAYLRKRKLDLDNAFEAASQDIEEPDDPME; the protein is encoded by the exons ATGGGTGAGAATGGCAAGGCCGGCAAGGCCAAGACGGGGAAGGAGAGGTATATCAAGGGAGCGGTGCTCGGTGAGGGCACGTTCGGCGTGGTGACAAAGGCAGAGGACACGCTCACGCAGAAGGTTGTGGCGATCAAAAAGATCAGGCTGGGCAACTACAGGGAGGGCATCAACTTCACGGCGATCCGCGAGATCAAGCTGCTGAAGGAGCTTCGGCACCCGCACGTCATCGAGCTTGTGGACTGCTTCCCGCACAAACGCAACCTCAACCTCGTCTTCGAGTGCTGCGAGTCCGACCTGGAGGCGGTCATCAAGGACAAGTTCATCCCGCTCGGCACGCCCGAGATCAAATCGTACATGGCCATGACGCTGCAGGCGGTGGCCTACTGCCACGAGTGCTGGGTCCTCCACAGGGATCTCAAGCCCAACAACCTCCTCATCGcacccgacggcgcgctgaagctcgcggatttcggcctcgcccgcgtcttcGGCTCCCCGAACCGCAAGTGGACCCATCAGGTTTTCGCCCGGTGGTATCGCGCGCCAGAGCTGCTGTTGGGCAGCAAGACGTACGGACCGGGCGTGGACATGTGGGCCGTGGGGTGCATATTCGCCGAGCTCATGCTCCGCAAGCCCTACCTACCGGGCAACAGCGACATCGACCAGCTGGGAAAGATatacgccgcgctcgggacCCCCACGGAGGAGACGTGGCCGGGGCACACGACGCTCCCAGACTACATCGAGTTCACCGCGCAAACGGCGCCCAACCCTCGTGCGCtcttcgtcaccgcgcccatggaggcgctcgactTACTCCAGGCGCTGCTGGCGTTCGATCCGAGCAGGCGTCtcagcgcgagggacgcgacgcgtcacccGTACTTTTCGTCtgcaccgccggcgacgccgtacCCGAACCTGCCCAGACCCTCGAAGATCTTCGGCGAAGACGGGGAT GGTGGGACCACCGAGCGAAAGTCGGGCGACGGAGGGAGGGTTCAACGAGCCTCCGACGcttccgacgccgacgggacgGATGATAAGACGATGAAGCGGCGGAAAGCTGGggagacgccggcgccgatgtcCACGGGGCCCCACGGTGGGCACGGTGGGCTCGGGGTGAGCGGGATCGGTTTGAGCGGGATGGAGCTGAACAGCCACGACAGGCCGGCGCTGAGCACGGTGGACAGGGCGTACCTCCGGAAGCGGAAGCTGGACCTCGAcaacgcgttcgaggcggcgagccaGGACATAGAGGAGCCGGACGACCCGATGGAGTGA
- a CDS encoding NURF complex component (Predicted member of the nucleosome/chromatin assembly factor group C (RBBP4 and RBBP7 homologs); highly similar to human RbAp46 and RbAp48 (Retinoblastoma associated proteins) - a WD-40 domain containing protein found in several chromatin regulatory complexes), producing the protein MDPTDEDYGRWKSLVPFLYDWLAHHRLVWPSLSCRWGQILEQGDYKLKQRLYLSEQTDGSSPTFPNTLTVANVEVVKRRVAAAEHLTFNEEERSAFVKRVKTIIHPGEVNKIREFEASPELFVTHTDAPELFVWNADSQPHRKTGPNMDTEKEGATTPSTPDLVLVGHEENAEFALAVHRERFHVASGGKDQNVLIWNIADHDGGKLWSGRVSDGHGRPAKGALSPRARSGDGVGARSGDFGGAPALAPALKFLGHVDTVEDVAFHPSSALELCSVGDDSALIFWDGRAGTGPTHRVGEAHESDVHCVDWSLLDENAIVTGGADSIVRLWDRRKLSSKGADCVVWSSPAGLHADGITTVQWCPDQDGVFASAGEDGYLNVFDRSRIGAEQTPEAKKLGPPEVLFQHAGHRSSLADFHWNPCDPWTIASVSSGDGGNTLQLWRMTDLLTSTPYAG; encoded by the exons ATGGATCCCACGGACGAAGACTACGG gCGATGGAAGTCCCTGGTTCCCTTCCTGTACGATTGGCTCGCGCATCACCGCCTCGTGTGGCCGTCGCTGTCGTGCCGATGGGGCCAAATCCTCGAGCAGGGCGACTACAAGTTGAAGCAGCGCCTCTACCTCTCCGAGCAGACGGACGGCAGCTCCCCCACCTTCCCCAACACCCTCACCGTCGCCAACGTCGAGGTCGTCAAGCGcagggtcgccgcggcggagcaccTCACGTTcaacgaggaggagcgctCCGCCTTCGTCAAGCGCGTCAAGACCATCATCCATCCGGGCGAGGTGAACAAGATACGAGAGTTTGAGGCGTCCCCCGAGCTCTTTGTCACGCacaccgacgcgcccgagctcTTCGTCTGGAACGCGGACTCCCAGCCGCACCGCAAGACGGGACCGAACATGGACACCGAAAaggagggcgcgacgacACCCTCCACGCCGGACCTGGTGCTGGTGGGACACGAGGAGAACGCCGAGTTTGCGCTCGCCGTGCACCGCGAACGCTTCCACGTCGCATCCGGAGGTAAGGACCAGAACGTCCTAATCTGGAACATCGCCGACCACGACGGCGGCAAGCTGTGGAGCGGGCGGGTCAGCGACGGGCACGGCCGgccggcgaagggcgcgctGTCGCCCAGGGCGCGGAGCGGGGACGGggtgggcgcgaggagcggcgATTTTGGcggagcgcccgcgctcgccccggcGTTGAAATTTTTGGGTCACGTCGACACCGTGGAGGACGTCGCGTTTCAtccgtcgtccgcgctggAGCTGTGCTCCGTGGGCGACGATAGCGCGCTGATCTTCtgggacgggcgcgcgggaaccGGTCCCACGCACAGGGTGGGCGAGGCGCACGAGAGCGACGTGCACTGCGTGGATTGGAGCTTACTCGACGAAAACGCAATCgtgacgggcggcgcggattcGATCGTCAGGCTCTGGGACAGGAGGAAGCTGAGCTCCAAGGGTGCCGACTGCGTGGTGTGGTCGTCCCCAGCGGGACTGCACGCCGACGGGATCACCACCGTGCAGTGGTGCCCCGACCAGGACGGGGTCTTTGccagcgcgggggaggaTGGCTACCTCAACGTCTTTGACCGGAGTCGCATCGGCGCGGAGCAGACGCccgaggcgaagaagctcGGCCCGCCCGAGGTGCTCTTCCAGCACGCGGGTCACAGatcgtcgctcgcggactTTCACTGGAACCCGTGCGACCCGTGGACGATAGCGTCGGTGTCctctggcgacggcgggaacACCCTGCAGCTCTGGCGGATGACCGACCTGCT cacAAGCACGCCATATGCGGGATGA